From the Osmerus eperlanus chromosome 21, fOsmEpe2.1, whole genome shotgun sequence genome, one window contains:
- the cckbra gene encoding cholecystokinin receptor-like isoform X2 yields MEKKKREMRIFLYSLIFLLSVFGNLLIIYVLVLNKRMRTVTNCFLLSLALSDLMMAVFCMPFTLIPNILEDFIFGAAMCKIVTYFMGISVSISTFSLVAIAIERYSAICNPLKSRSWQTRSHAYRVIAATWALSLVIMVPYPVFSVLRAFPKADRTMGHMCRLTWPSEEVEQAWYMLLLFILFFIPGLVMIVAYGLISRELYRGIQFELGQNREAMGLKNCANNNNSSVANGNEDDDGCYIQVAKQPPAVELSTLTAATNGGAGASSKAKAERPRTNTSEAKLVAKKRVIRMLIVIVVLFFLCWMPLYTANTWKAFDLNSAQRALSGAPISFIHLLSYSSACVNPIIYCFMNTRFRKALLATFARCCPRGPAPRCCGRRCGRGRGRRMGRDGEDDATQTMAVSVSRFSYTTVSTAGQ; encoded by the exons atggagaaaaagaaaaggg AGATGCGGATCTTCCTCTACTCCCTCATCTTTCTGCTGAGCGTCTTCGGGAACCTGCTCATCATCTACGTCCTGGTCCTGAACAAGCGCATGCGCACCGTCACCAACTGCTTCCTGCTGTCGCTGGCGCTCAGCGACCTGATGATGGCCGTCTTCTGCATGCCCTTCACCCTCATCCCCAACATCCTGGAGGACTTCATCTTCGGAGCCGCCATGTGCAAGATCGTCACCTACTTCATGG GGATATCCGTCAGTATCTCCACCTTCAGCCTGGTGGCCATCGCTATCGAGCGCTACAGCGCCATCTGCAATCCCCTCAAGTCCCGCTCCTGGCAGACCCGTTCCCACGCCTACCGGGTCATCGCCGCCACCTGGGCCCTGTCGCTGGTCATCATGGTGCCCTATCCAGTCTTCAGCGTCCTCAGGGCGTTCCCCAAGGCGGACCGGACCATGGGCCACATGTGCCGTCTGACCTGGCCCAGTGAAGAGGTGGAGCAGGCATG GTACATGCTACTTCTGTTTATCCTGTTTTTCATCCCCGGGCTGGTGATGATCGTTGCCTACGGTCTGATCTCCAGAGAGCTGTATCGGGGGATTCAGTTTGAGCTGGGACAGAACCGAGAGGCAATGG GCCTGAAGAACTgcgccaacaacaacaactcctCGGTCGCCAACGGGAACGAGGACGACGACGGTTGCTACATCCAGGTCGCCAAGCAGCCGCCGGCGGTGGAGCTCTCCACCCTCACCGCCGCCACCAACGGCGGCGCGGGCGCCTCGTCTAAGGCGAAGGCCGAGCGCCCTCGCACCAACACCTCGGAGGCCAAGCTGGTGGCCAAGAAGCGTGTGATCCGCATGCTGATCGTCATCGTGGTGCTGTTCTTCCTCTGCTGGATGCCCCTGTACACCGCCAACACGTGGAAGGCCTTCGACCTGAACTCCGCCCAAAGAGCCCTCTCGGGGGCGCCCATCTCCTTCATCCACCTGCTGTCCTACTCCTCGGCCTGCGTCAACCCCATCATCTACTGCTTCATGAACACGCGCTTCCGCAAGGCGCTGCTCGCCACCTTCGCACGCTGCTGCCCTCGCGGGCCGGCGCCGCGCTGCTGCGGAAGGAGGTGCGGCCGGGGGCGGGGCCGGCGCATGGGCCGGGACGGGGAGGACGACGCCACGCAGACCATGGCCGTCTCCGTGTCCCGGTTCAGCTACACCACAGTGAGCACCGCCGGCCAGTGA
- the cckbra gene encoding cholecystokinin receptor-like isoform X1, whose amino-acid sequence MASQTSNDSVLEFLDCLREQSNSSLNMSLEVTNTTCSNASVVLRSPTPLQKEMRIFLYSLIFLLSVFGNLLIIYVLVLNKRMRTVTNCFLLSLALSDLMMAVFCMPFTLIPNILEDFIFGAAMCKIVTYFMGISVSISTFSLVAIAIERYSAICNPLKSRSWQTRSHAYRVIAATWALSLVIMVPYPVFSVLRAFPKADRTMGHMCRLTWPSEEVEQAWYMLLLFILFFIPGLVMIVAYGLISRELYRGIQFELGQNREAMGLKNCANNNNSSVANGNEDDDGCYIQVAKQPPAVELSTLTAATNGGAGASSKAKAERPRTNTSEAKLVAKKRVIRMLIVIVVLFFLCWMPLYTANTWKAFDLNSAQRALSGAPISFIHLLSYSSACVNPIIYCFMNTRFRKALLATFARCCPRGPAPRCCGRRCGRGRGRRMGRDGEDDATQTMAVSVSRFSYTTVSTAGQ is encoded by the exons ATGGCTTCACAAACGTCGAATGACAGTGTGCTTGAATTCCTGGACTGTCTACGAGAACAGAGCAACTCATCCTTAAACATGAGCCTGGAAGTTACCAACACCACCTGTAGCAATGCGTCTGTTGTTTTAAGATCCCCAACTCCGCTGCAGAAAG AGATGCGGATCTTCCTCTACTCCCTCATCTTTCTGCTGAGCGTCTTCGGGAACCTGCTCATCATCTACGTCCTGGTCCTGAACAAGCGCATGCGCACCGTCACCAACTGCTTCCTGCTGTCGCTGGCGCTCAGCGACCTGATGATGGCCGTCTTCTGCATGCCCTTCACCCTCATCCCCAACATCCTGGAGGACTTCATCTTCGGAGCCGCCATGTGCAAGATCGTCACCTACTTCATGG GGATATCCGTCAGTATCTCCACCTTCAGCCTGGTGGCCATCGCTATCGAGCGCTACAGCGCCATCTGCAATCCCCTCAAGTCCCGCTCCTGGCAGACCCGTTCCCACGCCTACCGGGTCATCGCCGCCACCTGGGCCCTGTCGCTGGTCATCATGGTGCCCTATCCAGTCTTCAGCGTCCTCAGGGCGTTCCCCAAGGCGGACCGGACCATGGGCCACATGTGCCGTCTGACCTGGCCCAGTGAAGAGGTGGAGCAGGCATG GTACATGCTACTTCTGTTTATCCTGTTTTTCATCCCCGGGCTGGTGATGATCGTTGCCTACGGTCTGATCTCCAGAGAGCTGTATCGGGGGATTCAGTTTGAGCTGGGACAGAACCGAGAGGCAATGG GCCTGAAGAACTgcgccaacaacaacaactcctCGGTCGCCAACGGGAACGAGGACGACGACGGTTGCTACATCCAGGTCGCCAAGCAGCCGCCGGCGGTGGAGCTCTCCACCCTCACCGCCGCCACCAACGGCGGCGCGGGCGCCTCGTCTAAGGCGAAGGCCGAGCGCCCTCGCACCAACACCTCGGAGGCCAAGCTGGTGGCCAAGAAGCGTGTGATCCGCATGCTGATCGTCATCGTGGTGCTGTTCTTCCTCTGCTGGATGCCCCTGTACACCGCCAACACGTGGAAGGCCTTCGACCTGAACTCCGCCCAAAGAGCCCTCTCGGGGGCGCCCATCTCCTTCATCCACCTGCTGTCCTACTCCTCGGCCTGCGTCAACCCCATCATCTACTGCTTCATGAACACGCGCTTCCGCAAGGCGCTGCTCGCCACCTTCGCACGCTGCTGCCCTCGCGGGCCGGCGCCGCGCTGCTGCGGAAGGAGGTGCGGCCGGGGGCGGGGCCGGCGCATGGGCCGGGACGGGGAGGACGACGCCACGCAGACCATGGCCGTCTCCGTGTCCCGGTTCAGCTACACCACAGTGAGCACCGCCGGCCAGTGA